The region gtatttcaaggtttccttcctcactggttttctttgagggcggtttgattttggtagcaaatgctttcttccccatggctgaaaattagggcttgtaaagagtggaatttggtcttgatatctgggagaaaatggaagaaaatgagggtttgtgatttacgctttcttgagagagtatgggataatatctcttgaaaaaaaaagggaatttgaaaatgagggtttgtgagggataaagtttgggacggtcgtttaatttaggcgagagatagcagttgcaggtggttacaaccggctatagggagttgccggtcgcgacgcttggacggaaggcggttaggaatgctggcccctgattggctatcgcgtctactctctctgctccacgccactcctgccgctgccaccctgcaaaagctgcataagtcttaattcaaaatttcgtcttttctcgaaacctaccattacttgcctaataagggaaataattcaaatgggctcttaaattagaattgaaatagcaccaaataggtagtctcttggtcaatgtgtactccaaattaaatttaaggcccgaaaatatttttggattttcttagaaattatctgacatgcaaagactaattacgtatttacaatatttacacctttcttgggtaatttggaatcctacttggccagtatacgcagaaaattatcaaaatggaactagccatgtggaattccaaattcctatcttactgatcagtatgaaaccgatgtaagtgtttgcagtggaattttatccactacacccacttcgctattctccctgaatattttcaacatatgtccatttactatgaaaggttccgagttaggaaaactccctgaaatttctactgctccattggatctgagtgcagttatgatgtaaggtcctgtccatttggacttgagtttccctggcataagcttcaatcttgactggaagagtagtactttctggccaacgtggagctccttagttctcagatttcgatcatgccacagtttggttcgctccttgtaccacatggctgagtcgaatgactccaatctaagttcctcaagctcctgcagctgcagcttcctttcctcttcgcaggctgtagcatccatattcactttctgtactgcccagtatgctcgatgctcgatcccaaccggtaaatggcacatcttcccaaaaacgatccggtaaggggacatgcctatgggggttttgtaggctgttcgatacgcccagagagcatcctctaacctcacactccagtctttcctcgaagtgttcacagtcttctccaaaatcttctttatctcacggttagagatctccgcttgaccattggcttgcggatggtacgggctggaaagtctatggtgcacaccgtatttcttcattaaggcttcaattgtgcgattacagaagtgtgtaccttgatctgatatgatcgcccttggaactccgaaccggctgaagatatgactctttaagaacttggccacctcctttgcttcacacgtacttgtggccttggcttctacccatttggagacgtaatctaccgcgactaggatatacagattgccataggacgaaggaaaaggccccatgaaatccattccccatatgtcgaatagctcgcaaactattatgggtacctgcggcatttcgtcccgggcagatattccaccggtcagttggcaacgctcgcaacttctgcagaactcgtacgcatctttgttgagtgttggccaataaaagccgctatccataatcttccttgccgtcttcttggacccgaaatgtcctccgcatgctaacgaatggcagtgggttagaacatcccgctgctcccagtcaggaatgcaccttcttatcacttgatcggatcctaccctccataggtaggggtcgtcccaaaagtagtattttgcttcactcttgatcttcattctttgtgccttggtaacacttggtgcttctggaagttctccagttactaggtagttggccaggtccgcataccatggctcctcccctaccttctcctttccttttgctgtatcattctgaccagtaagtttgtacacttcttcccaatcaattttcctgggcgcaaaaatcacctcacataaatgttcctctggaaacttatcatgcacttcgtcactgtttccatcttgcattattctgctcaaatggtctgccaccttgttctcgactcctctcttatcttccacctcccaatcaaattcttgtaacaagagtacccatcggatcaagcatggtttggattccttcttggcaatcagatacttaatggctgcatggtcagtatatactatgaccttggatcccaacaaatatggccggaacttctcgaaagaatacaccacagccagcatctccttttcagtggtatcgtaattccgctgggcttgattcaaagtcttggacgcataaaaaattacgtacctcttcccatcgatcttctgacccagcacggcccctaccgcaaagtcgctggcgtcgcacattacttcgaaaggatggtcccagtcaggagcccgtatgataggtgcggatatcagcttttccttgagaagattgaaagcagccttgcattgctcatcaaaaacgaactccacgtcattttgaagtagcctggtaaggggttgggcgattttggagaaatccttaataaatcgtcggtaaaatccggcatgccccagaaaacccctaatccccttctgatcagtagggaacggtaatttagatataacgtccacctttgctcgatccacctggattcccctttccgagaccacgtgtcccagaacaatcccttcggtgaccataaaatggcacttctcaaagttcaaaaccaaactcttcgcttgacatctctcaagaactatatccaaatgatgaaggcaagaatcgaacgagtctccgtagaccgtaaagtcatccatgaatatctctatgcaatcctcaatcaaatcagaaaatatgctcatcatgcaacgttgaaacgtacctggagcgttgcataggccgaaaggcatgcgccggtatgcataagttccgaatgggcaagtgaaggtggtcttatcctggtcttcaggatccacgtagatttggaaatatccgctgtacccatccaagaagcaaaagtacttcttcccagcgagtcgctccaacatctggtcgataaaaggcagagggaagtgatccttccttgttgcattgttcagcttgcggttatcgatgcacattcgccaacccgtgactagcctcgttggaatcagctcatttctctcattttggacgacttggattcccgacttctttggaaccatgtggatcgggctgacccactcactgtctggcactgaatagataatccctagcgacaacaacttcaagatttccttcaatatttcctctcgcatgttagggtttactttcctttgggcatctcgatgtgcctttgctccctcttccagcctaatatggtgcatgcagacgtcggggctaattccaactaaatctgtaagactccatccaatcgccttcttgttcttgctcagcacggtcagtagcctagcttcttgttccttcgtaaggctactgctgatgatcactggataggagttctcacctccgaggaaggcatacttcaaattcgagggtaacttcttcagctcaacttggggtggaagtgtgtcttcggttagggggttttactcggactcttcccctttttctaaatctccttctgatggttcttctatactgactggtagctgagcccctgcggctcctatgaactccgacttttgacaaaaatccttgattgctccttcaatttcttcatcggtcaacccctggctactgatcagatcacaccatgcagcagcttctacgtcagcctgttcataaacatctaaggcctggagtctctcctgcaatagttcggtctcaagaaaatcttggactaaagggtcaatcacatcaacatagcatagattttcagaatcaataggtttcttcatggcatcatttatatcaaaggtaaacttctccccatgaaaatcaatgcaaatagtcccctcagccatatccacgatcgtcttggccgttctcaaaaatggtcttcctaacaagactccactagactccctcgcttcatgctcactcattttgatcacataaaaatcagcagggtatgtaaaatcatgcactctaactaatacatcctctaaaactccctccggacttatgcacgacctatcagccagttggatcaatactctagtacttgacagcctcactcccttcaaccggttatagatagacaatggcatgacatttatagacgcccccaaatcacacattgcatgttcgaccttcacatctccaacagttattggtaaggtaaacatacctgggtcggctctcttgggtggtaacgtctcttgcactattgctgacgctatcccttccaccataatcttgccatctttctgggctctcccggctatgaagtcctttatgaatttcccaagagggggtagtttcacggcttggagaaatggtatggtgacatccaacttcccaaaaatcgacaaatagtcaaccgctctttcttcctctttgtaacaaatcggaatgggaatggtttctccccttttttctcatctacttgtcccttagcaaccttcttggagtctttccggggtagttcctgagtctgggcttccattctgggctcttcctctcgatgaggttccttcctggtcagtagggtttcgggttcatctcctacaattggtgtagcatccaagaagaatggatcctgcatctgaggcataggcctccctagttcttccgctgaaacggtatcgcctcctatcttcgttccgttagatcctccactacgtcgtttgggttgaggcgcgtcataagtagttccggtccgcaacgtaaccttactcacatttgccttgtcgggcatttggactgtagatgggagtttacctgcatttcccttcaaatcccccaccgaactggccagttaggctaactgcctattcatcatatccatgttcgccttatgttctttctgggcattttgcatcccctgcacgacctcgttatgggattgcaagtctcctttaatgctctgttgtgacgctagcatttcacccatcatgtcctcaacggacctccttggcctgttcggattttggaaatgattcggcccttggtgttgatagttctggaagttttgctggccttgattaggcgggtattggttatactgggcaggagggacgtactgatcttgaggatattgattctggtgctgggcttgaaactgattttggttctgatggtgttggggtgcatgatttggctgattttggaaactgtggaagtttctctggtggggtggtacataaacaggattcgggttttggctttgtgggctttgattttgggtttgttggtttcttcctgaccagttgggctggtagtctgggtttgctagtccacggttagggttttggtttggattggggttatactggttctgtccttggttctgattttggcccccgtctccccatcgaaagtttggatgatccctccatggtgcatcccgttttctaccctgaatccaatgcccactggaattgaagtaccccgcagcattgacctgttccatattcaggtagtcactaggctgttcatagttcggtccttgatttccctgttctgcacctttgtaattcccagctgggggaggtggtggggtgcttttctcgatcacactcagaagtgacttcttcagctcatccatcttcaaggccattttctgctccagtttattttcctgatcagtagacgagacaacagcagcccgctctcggttgtatccttcccttgaatggtcatactctttctttgcattcagtagcttccttaggactctcttcgcttcgctgacccgtaattgtgtgaagcttcctcctgacgatgaatttgctagatccttggttaccgcgttcataccttcgtagaaagtatgatgcacttcaatgtccgccatgcgatggttgggacatgattccaaaagacccatgtatcttgcccaataatcgctcaagggttcatcatacccttgcttcacattagttatttcccttttcagcgcgcttgtctttgatgacgggaaaaactcgcctaggaatgctgacttgaaatcggcccaagtctcaatggagttggggggcaggcgcatgaaccaggtgttggcttcccccttgagcacaaatggcaaggccttcaacctataatcatcctcattcgctcctgctggtctcctctgcgccctacaaattttacaaaactcatgcagaaactcatacggcccttcatagctcttcccacagtatgtaggcagaatcgcgatcacatgaggcttcacatcgcatgcggtttgccctggagtgacgactatggcttgcgatgtttctccctcggtatgcgcgttaagggtaccgatctctggatcctcatctccgttggcggccatctgaactggaatgccttccaacagtggtatcccctctggtattggtccttctatgttgtattgctcttcgtcgctactcgaacctaagtcagataaagccgtcgacaacccggatcgagtggttacgagtatcgatcctcgctgaagtatcttcggcctccactggtcaggagccgaactgcttctcataaactgaaaagaaaagaaaaaaagaaaggttatgcacaacatatacaccgaagtatcactcacagtaattgcaaataacgctatccatccccggcagcggcgccatttgaaaggacctaggttcgtaggtgtcgttcaagcaaggatatatcctactgatcaggatagagatcctaactaacctagaccttggtttcaaagattcctcaacccacttctactgatcagtatagtggtggtaagggtcgaatcccacagagatggtgcgttcttaaactaccgcggtgacaattggaagatttggttagctaccacgcttgggttgagtttctacctaggctggaacttaaaggaggtgttctactggtcagacggtaaggaaaacatttggaatgtaactgtgtacgtggaatggggagacaattttgtaacagaaaatatttggaaggtacgtgtttctattttgggctaaacagaatattcagagtgtagtggaagtttgatgactaggctgacagggcttaaataaaagtgaaggacaaaagcaaaagcatctcgaaaagtaagtggtcccctccaattgaaatagacatcatcttcttcaacaaacacttccaaaattcagataacaattccagattcaacacggaaaactcagattaacaactcacaaacacagatccaaaactaagaaatcaaatctgaaatcaaacactgaaactggacttctgcatactggtcaacatgaaagaacgattcagaaattaaaactaagctttgcatgcaacgatctactttccgatcaaacagtacttgtttatctatcctaaagaaatttgttacgtaaacggaattgagagattcagcactttaaacaccgagaaactttagatctaagctaactaggcaagggaataaagaaacaccacaataaacgaaacggaaatcaacttcatagcataaacacgttcggatcttcaacaaagtacttcaaaagcagaaaatatccaaaggcaacaagatccaacgtaaggaaagcgagaaatttaaaactacgaaagcaatgtaaaagtgttttgccactccgggcgatgagactctaaactacgatcttgctggctggaatggacgatgactgaaattctgggaacatctgaacgtcaagtgatcatggctacggcgaggcaagaagcgggacacggctgaaagactgaaactaccgagaaaactttctacctaaagatggtggtgaatgagtgaatgtgtatatctctctctccaatttggcttccttttatagggaggctacccttgattttagggtaaatcctcgttgcaatttgacttctttgcccttaattgtgggtaatccgtcccagctatccgtcttctccatctcaagccgttttagcacgaatactgatcagtatgagatcatgctggcgcctccttcacctaaatattccgaaacttccctactggctagaatgcttaacctgcacactttaaacaactgttttgcaaatataatcaattaagcacatcatactgacccgtaaccaaggcctagaatacgacttatcactaATCATGCAGCAATCAAGTACTTGTTGGGTACTATTACTCCAAGAATTCATTTGGGAGGCAAAAGATAAGGCAGGAACGGAGAATAGAGTTGCTGATCATCTGAGTAGAATAATTCAGGGGGAAGACAAGAAGTAGGGGTGAGCATAAAAATcaaaaaccgaatatccgaaccgatccaaactaaaaattaacaattcggttcagttttttcagtttttcggttcgattcgattttaaaattttgaaaattttggttttttggttcggttcggagggaaaaaaactaaaaaatcgaattttattttaatataatagtacctatatatatactcccaAATCTGTAACCCTAAAAAAGAGTCCACCTCTTTTTCTCTCATTCTTCACTCTCTAACCCTAGAAAGATTTCTTCCTGTCTCCATTCTCCTCTCCAAGCCAGCAAGCCTCCAACCCTTCTCCTATCTCTACCCATCCCACTGCCTCCGAACTCCAGCCGTGCAGCCGCTGCTCCAGCTCGTCGCCTCCATTTGTGCAGCTCGTGCTCAAGCCCGTCACCTCTAGCGGTCGCCTCTGCCTTCCAGCCATCCATGCCGCGTCCGTAAGACGGTAAAAACTCCACTCACCTCTTTAATTCCTGTTTAATTTGTGAAGAGATTGCACTAggattttttatttaagtttgtGTATTTCTTCACAGCTCTTTGCAGATTTAAAATAAGTCCAAAGTTCTTGTATTTAAACATTAATGTGTAAGTTAATATTTATTTACACATGATTACACTattgaatttgtttaatttgCTTAACTCTACTTGATGTTTGAAAATGAGTATCTGAAATATTAATCAGATATGCAATTAGTGAAGCTGCTTTCTTATGGTGAAATTGAGAATTATGATTTAACTAATCAATTCAGATCTGATGAAATTGcccatattttaaaattttttataattcaattttctGAACCCCTTATTCTTTATTACTATTTTCTTGAAAATTCATGAATTCTCCATCTCATTATCAATAacttatgagattattttatttttcagattTAACTATGGACAAAGGATTGGGCGAAAGTTCCTCCCTTCTTATTTGGAAATATGAGCAAGAATGTAATTGAAATTGAAGTTATTGAAGATTGATTTCTTGCAGTGAAATCTCAATTAGTTGTTGAAACTTAGAAGCTGGAAGCATTGAAGACTTGAATGTTTATAATTTGTTGAGGAGTAAAACTTTATTTTAGTTGATATTGTTATTGTAGCCTAAATACTTATTTGTGTTGGTTGATGGATGTTTATTATgttatggtttttttttttattatattttttttgttttccgtttttcggttttttggtttttcagtttttttgaAATATCTTAAAAtttcggttatttcggttttggttcggttttttaattcggttttcggtttttcagttttcagtttttcgggtattcggtttcggttcggtttcaattttcacataaattcggtttttcgggttcggttcggtttgggcaaAAAACTAAATTGAAActcgaatgcacacccctaataAGAAGGATATTCCCGATGCCTTTCCGGAAGAACATCTGTACTATGCCAAGGAATCGACTGTCTTGATCAGTCTGAAAGATGTGCTCGATGCAACTGATCCAGAGGCATTTTTGAAAGAGGTAAGCAAGAGGCAAGCTGAGTCATGGTTCATTGACTTGGCGAATTATTTGGTAACTGGAGAATTGCCCTCTACACCAGAGGTGACTAGAGCTCAGAGGCTGAAGATCAAGAGCGAAGCCAAATAgtacttttgggatgaccctTACTTGTGAAAAATGGAAGTTGATCAAGTCATTAGGAGGTGCATCCCTGAGTGGGACCAGGAAGACATATTGGTTCATTGTCACTCTCTGGCCTGCGGAGGTCATTTTGGCCTAAAGAAAACGCCCAGGAAAGTTCTAGACAGCAGTTTTTATTGGCCAGAATTGCATAATGATGCATATGAATTCTGCAGGAGGTGTAGTTGATGTCAGTTGACAGGGGAAATTTCTGCtaaagatgagatgccgcaggtacccatcatgatttgtgagatttttgatgtatgggggatggattttattggccagaATTGCATAATGATGCCTATGAATTATGCAGGAGGTGTAGTCAATGTCAGTTGACAGGGGAAATTTCTACtaaagatgagatgccgcaggtacccatcaTGGTATGCAGGATATTTGATGTATGAGAATTCTTACATTCTGGTCGCAGTAGATTATGTATCCAAGTTGGTAGAGGCTAAGTAAACTGTAACCTGCGAGGCTAAAGAGGTCGAAAAGTTTTTGAAATCAAACATTTTCAGCAGGTATGGAATTCCTAGAACCATAATCTCAGACCAAGGTACTCATTTTTGCAATCGCACGATTGAAGctctgatgaagaagtacggggTTAACCACTGTTTGTCCACCCCATATCATCCCCAAGCAACTATCAAGCAGAAATTTCAAACAGAGAGATCAAGAGTATTCAAGGGAAAATAGTGAGCCCTTCGAGGAAGGACTATAGGTAGAGGTTGGATGATGCCTTGTAGGCTTATCGTACCGCTTACAAAACTCCGATCGGCATGTCACCATACAGATTGGTTTTcgaaaaaatgtgtcatcttcctgTGGGTATTGAGCATAAAGCTTACTGAGCAGTCAAGGAAGTGAACATGCAACCTCAAGTGTGTGCTGGGGAAAGAAAGCTCCAACtacaggagttggaagaactcagaCTGGAATCATACGATGCAgtcatgtggtataaggagaaaACTAAGttgtggcatgacaagaacctacGGGTGAAGGAGCTGCAAGTCGGGCAGAGAGTTCTGTTGTTCCAGTCAAGACTTAAATTGATGCCTGGGAAGTTGAAATCAAAGTGGACGGGACCATACACCATCGTCGCCCTAAGAgcaaatggagcagtggaaCTTCAGGGAAGTGCCCCAAACTCTGCCCCTTTTATGGTTAATGGTCACCTTGTGAAACCTTTTAGTGATAACTCGGAGGTGCgcatagtggaagaaattccactgcgCACAACCGGTGTTCTCGCCTAAGTTGATCAGCTGGTAAACGTTCTAGGtgatccacttgatcagttggaCGAAACATGTCGAATCATGAATGGATCAATTGAATCTCTAGAATGTTTACAAGACTTGTAAATAATTGTAAATAGTGTCTTTatacattttaaaatgaaaatccaaacaaagttAAAATTCtctaaaaacagaaaaaaaaatattttcgggaaTTCAGACTGAGTGGACAAGCTCCACAACGTGGCCAACTGCAAGACTTCAATTCTTACTTGATCCAGTGGTCTGAATTCCCAAGTTTCtagataaattttttaattttcaaaaaggAGGTGACCGGCACGTGTAGGGAAAAAGGGGGGGCGTAGATTTTTGGAGGGAAACCGAAGGGTCGCGAATATAATAGTATTTTTTGAAACCTCCGTACTCTACTCCCCCAACTACTCCCCAAAATTCTCACCAGATTTTTCTCTACAGATTCCGGCGAAGGCAAACTCTAACTCTTAAATCCACGACAATCCACCGAGGAAAATGGAAGGAAAGTCACAAAACGCTTTAGAAAATGCCTCCGCACCCAAATCCGCTGGTAGTTCGAAACCCCTGCAGCGGGGAGTCAAAAGGTCGGGTATAGTTCCGTCCAATATAGCACACCAAGTCGCTGAAAATAGCCGCCAATCCACCGTCACACTTTCCCTGGACATGTTGGAGAGGTTGGTCCTAACACTGAAACCTGATGCCGATATTACTCTGTTGCTAGCTCAAATTGGAGCCATACCTACCCCGCCACCGACTGGCTATGCCCAAATCCCAGAAACTTGCAGTGAGGAAACAATGGAGTTAAATGGGGCCGAGAGACAAGGAGAGATGAGACTGGTGGAAGCAGTAGAGCAAGGAGAAGAAGTCGAGCAGCAATTAGATGATGCTAACCCAATTGAATGACCACATGGAATGGCTGAAGAAATGGTGATTCCTACTGAAGAAGAGGTAGAGCAACAGTTGCCAACTATCTAGAAAAGCACAGAGAAGCCCACCGTCCAGAAAGATGAAGTTTTCGATATTGTCAGACAAATAGACACGGAGGTGGAACAAAGCTCGATAGCTGAAATATCGGAGGAGACTCAAGCGGAGTCAATTCCCATGGAAACAACAACGGTAAATGAACCTATAGAGGAAGCTGAGCAACCACTACTCACTCCTGAGAAGGTCGTAGCAAACTTGGCGGTAAAGAATTCTGAAACTACTAAGATTGATATGGAAGTGGATGGGAACCAGACTGCTGGATGGAACTCTACTGAGAGGGTAGAGAAAACTACTGACGAAACACAGGAGAAAATGGAAGTGGTGATTGTAACCGACGAAGAGGAGGAGATTGAAAAGGTGCCTCCCAGTGATGAGGCTACTAAAGCAAGAGCTGCTGCCGTCTGTACTTACCAGCGAAGGCGAGGTAGAGAAGAAACCTCTGGAAAGAGGTCTGAAGAAGAACAACCAAGGGAAGCCCCTAGACAGAGAGTAGGGGAAGATGTGGATAGTCCAGCAAGGAGTGCGGTTGGAGTTCCACATCGCAGAAGGAGATTTTTTCTTCACACCGATAGACGCACAACCTAGTTTTGGGCAGCCAGACCCACCTGCTGAGGTGGAAGACAATGATAGAGAAAGGAGGGAGCaaaaaaggaaggggaaagccATCGCTACCCTATTAAAAAAGAAGCCAAGGCAGGCCTCGACAACCTTGGTAATTCAAGAAGGAAGACAGAGGGCCGAGGAAAGAGATTGTGAGAAAGATGAGGCACTGAGGATGGAGCGAGGAGTGCATCCGAGCAGAGGCCAGAGATGGCCAGGATACAATTTGAGAAGATATATGCCCGTCTGGACAACGATTTCCTTGGGCGAATGATTACATTCGACGACCCTCAAACAACGAAGGAATGTGCAGCAAGAATAGAGtcaagcaagaaagcaaggtctAGAAGGCAGCTGGACCAACTCACCTGGAAAAGTTAGAAGGAGTAGAAGAATTCATGAAGTACATTACGGGAATAGGATTTGATTGGCTTTGGATCTGAGCATGCCAAGAATACCAATAGAATTGGCCCAAGAGTTCTTCACTTCGTTCCGTTTCAAGTACACGACTGATGTAAGGGCTGAATCTATCAGTTTCAGGT is a window of Salvia splendens isolate huo1 chromosome 3, SspV2, whole genome shotgun sequence DNA encoding:
- the LOC121796835 gene encoding uncharacterized protein LOC121796835 encodes the protein MQPQVCAGERKLQLQELEELRLESYDAVMWYKEKTKLWHDKNLRVKELQVGQRVLLFQSRLKLMPGKLKSKWTGPYTIVALRANGAVELQGSAPNSAPFMVNGHLVKPFSDNSEVRIVEEIPLRTTGVLA